The Magnolia sinica isolate HGM2019 chromosome 10, MsV1, whole genome shotgun sequence genome includes a window with the following:
- the LOC131217092 gene encoding uncharacterized protein LOC131217092 isoform X2, producing MSGSRAFFKSSFLLPSIVSTHTTTLRSLRGTISSRRIRMATEISHGGKSGAGEESSSSKEYSTTAESPYLQASSAIDFLSLCHRLKTTKRAGWVRRDIQDPESISDHMYRMGVMALIAADIPGVNRDRCVKMAIVHDIAEAIVGDITPSDGVPKEEKSRREREALEYMCKLLGGGSRAKEISELWMEYEENSSPEAKVVKDFDKLKQIEKDAVCRCDHNLGNLGVGYALLFIFRGYALLCKMFSHA from the exons ATGAGTGGGAGCCGAGCTTTCTTCAAATCCTCATTCCTTCTCCCATCCATCGTCTCTACTCACACCACCACCCTCCGATCTCTCAGAGGCACCATCTCCAGCCGTCGGATTCGAATGGCCACTGAAATCTCCCACGGTGGGAAAAGCGGAGCAGGGGAGGAATCTTCGTCCAGCAAGGAATATTCCACCACTGCCGAATCTCCTTATCTCCAAGCGTCCTCCGCCATCGATTTCCTCTCTCTCTGCCATCGTCTCAAG aCGACGAAGAGAGCCGGGTGGGTCCGGCGCGACATTCAGGACCCGGAGTCGATCTCCGATCACATGTACAGAATGGGTGTCATGGCGCTCATCGCTGCGGACATTCCTGGTGTCAACAGAGACAG GTGTGTGAAAATGGCCATCGTCCATGATATTGCTGAAG CCATTGTTGGTGACATCACTCCTTCAGATGGTGTCCCTAAGGAGGAAAAAAGTCGAAGAGAACGAGAAGCGCTAGAGTACATGTGCAAATTACTTGGCGGAGGGTCAAGAG CAAAGGAAATAAGTGAATTATGGATGGAATATGAGGAAAATTCTTCCCCTGAAGCAAAGGTTGTCAAAGACTTTGACAAG CTGAAACAAATTGAAAAGGATGCTGTTTGTAGATGTGATCACAATCTAGGTAATCTAGGTGTTGGCTATGCACTTTTGTTTATCTTCCGTGGCTATGCACTTTTGTGCAAAATGTTCTCGCATGCCTGA